The Crocosphaera sp. UHCC 0190 DNA window AAAACAACTGGGTAAACTGCCATTTCATGTTGTTGCGGAACCGGCCATTGAATATGCCAGAAACGGTTATCTAGTCACCCCGTATAATCGGGTAACATTTGAGATTTTAGAACCGATTTTAACTGGATCAAGTAATGCTCAAAAACTGTATTCTCCAGACGGTAACTTATTAGAAACTGGGCAAAATGCTTATGTAAAAGACTTTGCCAATGTTCTAGAAGAACTAATTAAAAAAGGCGTTCAGGAATTTTACCAAGGAGAAATTGCCCATCAAATTATCATAGATATTTCGCAAGGAGGACATTTAACCCTAGAAGATTTAAGTCAATATCGTGTCATAAAAAGACATCCTCTTAAATTCCAATATCACGGCTATGAATTATTAACTAATTCCCCACCAAGTTCGGGAGGAATCTTAATTGCGTACTGCTTAAAATTATTAGAATCTTATCCTGTTAATAGGTTGCAATGGGGAAGTAAACAACATCTAGAAATTTTGGCTCAAGTTATGGCTTTAACCAATGAAGCCAGAAAAATAAACTATGATAACTATGTTTACCAAGGCGATATTATTGAGAAATTTCTAAGTAAAGAAAACCTAAATAACTCGCAAGAAAAATTAGAAAAAACCCTCAATAAATGGGGCAGTACCACTCATATTAGTGCGGTCGATCAAGACGGAAATGCTGCCAGTGTGACCAACTCCAATGGAGAAGGCTCATCCTATGTAATTCCCAACACAGGAATTATGTTAAACAATATGTTAGGAGAAGCGGATTTAAACCCGTTAGGCTTTCATACTTGGGAGAGCGATCACCGAATTTCTTCCATGATGTCTCCCACCATTATTTTAAAAGAAGGCAAGCCCGAAATCGTTTTAGGATCAGGGGGATCAAACCGAATTAGAACTGCCATTTTACAAGTTATTTCTAACTTATTAGACTTTAACCTTTCCCTAGAAAATGCCATCAATTATCCCAGAGTTCACTGGGAAAATAATATTTTTAACCTAGAACCCATGGAGCAATTGGGTAATTTTGCGTCCTTAAATCTTCCCCCAGAGACTGAAATTGTACCCTGGCAAGAAACCAGTATGTTTTTTGGGGGAGTTCACGGGGTTAAATATGGGGAAGCAGGAACCTTAGAAGGGTTTGGCGATCCCCGTCGGGCAGGAGTCGCTATTGTTTGTTAAACTTTTCAGGAGCATTCAGGTTAACTCGACGATTTCCGATTTGATGAGAGATACTGTAACTTATGTAACAAGATCTCTCAATTTATTCACTTCTCACATCTGTCATTTTCCTATGTCCACCTCGAATTCCTGATAAATCCTATGTTTGTTTTACGTTATTGTGTGTGTGTGAGTGTAAGTCTTTTAGTGGCACTGGCTTATGAGGCCTCAGTGACAGCCCAAACCACGTCTTCCCTGAATCAAGGGGCTGACGAATTAAAATCAGAACCCCGTGTCAGTGAACTTAAGCAATTGGAAGAAACTTCGGTTAAACCCGACACAGAAGGAGTTACTCCAAGCAATCAAGAGAATACAGTGGTTAGAGAACAAGCCGTTCCCCCTCAGCCCATTTCGCCCACCAATTTCCAAGAATCTTTGCAACCGTCGGAAACCATTTTAGAAAAATTGCCCCCAAATAATCTTAATCCGAGTGGCAACCCTTTACTATTTCCCACCAAACCCGATGAAGTAAAGACAAATGTTCGTCAAGCCATTAGCTTAAAAGAAGTGATCGCCTTAGCCTTACAACACAATCGAGAAGTTCAAACAGCCCGAACAACCTTAGAAGAACTTCAGGCAGAATTAGGGGTCGCTAGAGCGGAACTTTTCCCGATTCTTGACATCGAAACCAGCCTGGTGCGTTTTCGGAATGACCGGGTTTTCGGGGGGGGTACAGACCTACTGGGAAACGTTCTGGGGCCTGAGGTCACTTCAGCAGAAACCTTTACCGATGCCAGAGCCAGCGCAAACCTAACTTATGATATTTATACAGGGGGAGGACGTTCTGCCAGGATTGAGCGAGCGGAGCGATCAGTGCGTCGTCAGCAATTAGAAGTGGAAGTGATTGCGGAGCGAGTCCGCTTTGAAGCGACGGATAACTATTACCTACTACAAAATGCTGATGCTCAGGTGGCTATCCGGCAAGCGGATGTGGAAAATGCCTCTCAAACCTTACGAGATGCTCAATTATTAGAAAGGGCCGGTTTAGGGACGCGATTTGATGTCCTACGGGCAGAAGGAGACTTAGCCACAGCCAATGAACAGTTAACCAGGGCGATCGCCGATCAACGAACAGCCAGGCGAAGACTGGCAGAAACCCTAAGTTTGGGGCAACAGGTCGAATTATCGGCGGCCGATGAAATTGCCGAATCAGGGATTTGGAATTTGTCCCTGGATGAAACCATTGTCCGCGCTTACAAAAATCGGGCTGAGCTAGAACAAAGATTAATTGATCGGGAACTTGGGGAAAATGATCGAGAAATTGCCTTAGCAGAGATTAGGCCTAGAGTAGATTTTACGGCGAATTATGATGCTCGTGAGAACTTTGATGATGGTGTACCTGTGTTAACGGATTGGACGTTCCAAGCTCGCGTCAGATGGCGTATTTTTGACGGGGGGAGAGCCTTTGAGGGGGCAAGACGGGCTGAACGTCGTATGGATCGAGCAAACCTCGAATTTGCTAACCAACGCAATGAAATTCGCTTTGAAGTAGAAGAAGCTTATTACAATTTGATTGCCAATAAGGAAAATATTGATAGTACCCGTAAGAATGTGGCTACCTTTGATGAAGCCCTGAGATTAGCTCGTCTACGGTTTCAGGCAGGGGTAGGAACTCAAACCGATGTTATTAATGCTCAACGGGATCTTTCCGGTGCGCGGGGGCGTTTTTTACAGGCAATTATTCAATATAATCAGTCTCTGAATGCCTTACAAAGAGCCGTGAGTAACTTCCCTGATGATCGTTTGTTTGAAACGCCTTAATACTTAAGTTAAAAATAAGCAGTTAGGGGAAATCTCTACCGATTTAGGGAACTAAACCGAACTCAGTTTACGGCTTTTTTGGGTTAGGCTGACAACAGAAGATAATTCCTGCTGAATTATTGAGGAGTCAGAAAATGAGTCACATTTACCGTCATTATCATCAAATTAAAATTGTCAATCATGACAACAATAATCACCCTAAAATAAGTGGGGTTGAGGAGATTTGGTGTGATGGAAAAAAACAGGTTCATTACTTGAGCGATCAAGAGGTTTATGCTAAATTACAAGACCCGGATTTTCCTTTTTATCTTTTAACGGATGCTGGTACAGGGTTTGAATATTTCTATCCTCATCAATTAACTGATTGGCTAGAAACGGAAGATTTACCCCATCGCACTCGTTATATTAACCCCAATGAAGTAATAATTGAAGTTCCTAGCTATCCCCTCAAAAAATCATCTAATTGGCGTAAAAAATTCCTAAGCTTAAGGCAATCAATAAAACAAGGAGTCAACAAAATTAAAAACATGGCTCAACGTTTACCCAATGCTCTAAAAGTTGCTTGGCAAGAATTAAAGCGTTAAAATGGGGTGAGTTACTGTTTAATTCCCTTAATAATCAAATAATAACCCATGAATTATTATACTTTTTGGGATTGGTTTACCGTTTTCGGATACATTGGATTTGCTAGTATTATTGTTTGGGCTGTCTGTCTTAAGCAATAGCCCAACAATCTCGACATCTGAAGATACATAGTTGACTAAAGAGTGTAAAATAAAGGATAGTAAGCTCAACATTATATCCTGAAAAAGCACCATAAATCCCTATGATCAATACAGAAGAAATCGCCAATTATGCTCAAATAAGTGCCAAAGAAATCGGCATCACTAAATATGATATTTATGGTTCATCGATTGATGAAACCAGCGTTGAAGTTGATAACGGGGAACCCAAACAAGTCCAAGCATCAAATCGTTCAAGTGTTATTGTTAGAGTCTGGAATGAGAAGGAAACTGTCGGGGTAACAACCACCACTGATTTAGATGAATTAGGCATAAAATTAGCCTTAGAAACAGCTAAAGAAGCTAGTATTTTTGGCAATACAGAAAACATTCCAGAATTCAGTCCCGAAGCAAAAGCTCCCATTGCTAATATACCCGATCAATTGGTTGAACCGTCCCCCGTTCCTACCTTAATTGATACCTTAATTCAAGCAGAAAAAACCCTCTTAGAAGCTCATCCTGCGATTAAAGGGGTTCCTTATAACGGGTTATCTCAAGAAGATATTAAACGATTCTATTTAAACAGTGAAGGAGCTATGCGTCAAGAAGCTCGTTCCTATTCTGTTATTTATCTCTATAGTCGCACGGAAGAAGAAGGGAAAAAACCGAGGGGCGCAAGTTCCATGAAAATCAGCAGGGGGTTATCAGATTTAGATATTGAGGGCTGTTTAAAAGAAGTGACTGAAAAAACAATTAGTCATATTAATTATCAAAGTATTCCCTCTGGTAAATACAGAATTGTCTTTTCTCCAAAAGCATTTTTAAGCTTAATTAGTGCCTTTTCTAACCTGTTTAATGCTCAGAATATTTTAGATAAACAAAGTCTTTCTAACCCAGATTCATTAGGAACAGAAGTTGCTGTTAATTCTCTCTGTCTTTGTGATGATGCCTTACATCCTGATAATATTGGGGCCGAAACCTTTGATGGAGAAGGAACTCCTACCCGTCGTGTTGAATTAATTAAAAATGGGGTTCTCAGGGGATTATTACACAGCACAGGAACCGCTAAACGGATGAATGCTCAGCCCACAGGAAACGCCAATATTGGGTCAAAAGTGACAGTGGGTTCTCATTTTTATCACGTCTTTTCTAATGCAACAGAAGCCCCTCAATATTCTCTAGATCAGGCAGATAATGTCATTTTAATTGACAAATTACAAGCCCTTCATGCGGGAGTAAATGCCTTACAAGGATCTTTTTCTTTGCCCTTTGATGGCTGGTTAGTTAACCAAGGCAAATTAACCAGTATTGATGCGGCAACAGTAGCAGGAGATTTTCTAGAATTGTTAAAGTCAATTATTTGTATCGAAACAGAATCAGAAGTTACTCCTGGGGGAGTTTGTCCGAGAATTTGGATTGATAATTTATCTGTAACAGGGGAATAATAAAAATTAGAGATAGAGACGTTATGGATAACGTCTCTACATTGATTCTAATTACCCTTAATACAACTTTATTTAACGGTTTAAAGTTTCCTGAATAAACAGCATCAAGAAAAGAATTATCTATACAATAAAATAGTTTGAGAAAAGAGCAGTAATCATGCAACAGAGAAAACAACTTGACTCCATTGTAGTCACTGCCGAACAAATGGCTAGAATTGAAGGGAGAATTTTTGCGGCCGGAATGCCAGTGGCGGCCCTCATGGAGAAAGCTGCTTATCTCATGTTCAGACGCATTCAGCAGCTTTATCCTTTCCCCCAGATCTCACGGGTTGGGGTATTAGTGGGGCCAGGCCACAATGGAGGTGATGCTTTAGTCATTGCTAGGGAACTGCATTTACAAGGCTATGATGTTTGTTTATATCGTCCCTTTCCTCAATTAAAAGAATTAACCCAACAACACGCTAACTATGCCGATAGTTTAGGTATTCCCTATTATGGTGACATCGAATCTTTAAGCAACTGTCAATTAATTATTGATGGGTTATTTGGGTTTGGCCTGACGAGATCACTATCGGGTAATATTGCTTTAGCCGTAGATCTCCTCAATGAATGGTCAATTCCCGTGGTTAGTGTAGACATTCCCTCTGGTTTACACACCGACACCGGAGAAATCTTAGGCACTGCTGTTAAAGCGAGTCTTAGCCTATGTTTAGGGTTATGGAAACCTGCTTTTTTTCAGGATCAAGCTTTACCCTACATTGGACAAGCTGAAAGGATAGATTTTGGTATTCCTTTACGAGATGTTTGGTCGATTATTTCCCAACCGCCTCCTTTACAAATTTTAACTCAAACCCTAGCACTAGAGTTTTTACCCTTGCCCCGTCCCCTACTTACCCATAAATATCAGCAAGGCCATTTACTGCTTATTTGTGGTTCCCGTCGTTATGCGGGGGGCAGTATTTTAACCGGATTAGGGGCCCGGGCCAGTGGGGTAGGGATGTTATCGATCGCTGTTCCTACTTCCATCAAACCTTTACTGGTGAGTCAGCTTCCTGATGCGTTAATTATTGACTGTCCCGAAACCGCAACCGGAGCGATCGCTGAGTTACCCCCTTTAGCGACAGACTTCGACTCCTATAATGTTATCGCTTGTGGCCCTGGTTTAACGAGAGAAAACCCTCAGATCATCGAAAAAGTTTTAGAAGCCAATTGCCCCCTTATTTTAGATGCTGATGGACTCAATATTTTAGCCCAATTAGGAATGGTTTCCCATCTCTCTCAACGCCCTGCCCCTACAATTTTAACCCCCCATTTAGGAGAATTTAAACGACTTTTTCCCCAGATTCTTCATCCTGAAAAAGATAGAATTACGGCGGTGAAAACTGCGGCCAGAGAAAGCGGTGCGATTATTTTATTAAAAGGTGCCAGAACGATTATTGCTCATCCTCAAGGAACGACTTTGGTTATTGCTGAAAGTACCCCCGCCTTAGCAAGAGGCGGCAGTGGCGATGTTTTAACCGGATTAATTGGGGGCTTATTAGGACAAATTTTGCGTCAAGAAAAACCCTTAGAAGCTATGGTTGCTACTGCCGCTTGGTGGCATAGTCAAGGGGGAATTTTAGCAGCAAAAGAACGCACAGAATTGGGGGTTGATGCCTTTACATTATCCCATTATTTGCATCGGGTTTTATTAGAAAATTAATCACTTTTCAAAATAATATTAATTTAACTATCAACCCTGTAAGGACGGGTTTATTGAGCTTACTGGTGTAACGCTCATATTTTTTGAACGATTAACGACTAATGTAGTCCAAATCACAACCATTCCTGAAAAAACAAGCTATCCTATAATTCCACATATAGAGTAAGTATTGAGAAATTAAAGAGGACATGACACCATATCTGTGGTATAAACGAAAAGTGTCCTGATTTTAATTGGCACAAATTCAGTGATTTTTTTAGTACAAAACTATTAGTTTTTTACCCTTAGTCCTAGCAGTGTAAATGATGCAACCGACAGTCTTAACTTCCCCCCATCAAACCCATCTTGGAGACACCCACACCCCTCATTCCGGCAACCCTTCACAGCTAGGAACGAATAAAATTCAAGTGATCCGACGGGATGGTTCTTGGACTGCCTTGAATATTGGTAAAATTCGGGCAGTTGTAGACTGGGCCTGTGCTGACCAAGAAGTTAATACAATTGCGCTAGAGGCCGGATTAACCACCCGTTTACGTCATGGCATCACCACGAGAGAAATCCAGGATAACCTAATTAACTGCGCTTTGGAAATGTGTAGTCCCGAAGAACCGGATTGGCGTTATGTTGCGGGAAGACTGCACATCTGGAGTCTTTGGAAAGACACTCTAGTCAGTCGCGGTTATCAATACGGGAATTATGAAACTACCGTCAGGACTAAGGTAGAGAATGGGAGCTATGATAAACGCCTCTTAACCTATTCTACGGCAGAATTACAAGAAGCGAATTCCTGGATTAATTCTGATTGGGATACAGACTATGACTATGCAGGGGCCGTACTTCTCACCAGTCGCTACCTGTTACCCGATGAACTCCCCCAAGAGGCTATCTTAACCTGCGCTTTACTTTTAGCGACGGTAGAAACCCCCGAAAACCGTCTCCTTTGGGCGAAGCGTTTTTACGAAGCCATTGCCAGTCGTAAAGTATCCCTAGCTACGCCAATTTTAGCTAATTTACGGGTTCCAGGGGGGTCGTTGACCAGTTGCTTTATTTTGTCGATTGATGACAGCTTAGAGAGCATTTTTGAAGAGATTACCAATAGTGCCAGAATCTCTAAAAATGGCGGTGGTGTTGGGGTCAATGTCAGTCGTATTCGGGCCACGGGCAGTTGGGTCATGGGGAAAGCCAATGCCTCTGGGGGGGTTATTCCTTGGATTAAACTTTTGAATGATACGGCGATCGCCGTTAACCAAGGAGGAAGACGGGCCGGGGCCGTCACCGTTGGGGTGGATATTTGGCATTTAGATGTCCCAGAATTTTTGGAAATACAGACAGAAAATGGGGATCAAAGACGGAAAGCTTATGATATTTTTCCTCAGTTAATTTTGACCGATGAATTCATGCGTCGGGTGGAAAATAAGCAGGAATGGACGTTAGTTGATCCTTACGAAGTTCGTAACAATTTGGGCATTGAATTAGGGTCATTATGGGGCGAAAAGTTTGAAGAAGCTTATGGCTTAATTGAAGCAGAATTAGGCAGAAAAATTACACTGTATAAGCGAGTGAATGCCCGTGAATTGTTCAAAACTATCATGCGATCGCAGGTGGAAACAGGAATGCCCTATTTGGCTTTTAAAGATACTATAAATAGAGCAAATCCTAATAAGCACGTTGGTTATATTCCTGGTGTGAACCTTTGCACTGAGAGCTTCTCAAATGTATCCCCAGGAAAACATAGTCATTGTTGCAACCTCGTAAGTCTTAATTTGGCCAATATTGAGGATCAAGAAATTGATTATTTATGTAACATAGCAGTTCGTATTCTCGATAATACCATTGATATTACTAACCCTCCCTTTGATGATGCTAAGCGTCATAATAATGAATATCGCACCATTGGGGTTGGCTGTATGGGGTTAGCAGACTGGTTAGCTAAAAGGCGTTTAACCTATGATCACTTAACAGAAATTAGCCAATTATTTGAAGAAGTCGGTTATTGGTGTACTCAAACTTCTATGGAGTTATCAAAAGAAAGAGGGGCTTATAATGCTTTCGGTGGAAGTGATTGGAGTTTGGGTAAATTAATTGGGTCAAAACCTGTTGAATGGTTCTTAGAAAATGCTCATCAAAAAGACCGTTGGTTAACTTTATCAGAAGATATTAAAACTTACGGAATTCGTAACTCCCATATTACCGCGATCGCACCGAATACTTCCTCCTCATTAGTGCAAGGTTGTACAGCAAGTATTCTCCCCGTTTATAGTCGTTTCTTCTATGATAAATGGGCCAAAGGTACAGTTCCCATTGCCCCCCCATTTATTAATGATTCATTTTGGTTTTATCACGAAAATAAGACCTTAGATCAACAAAAAGTAGTTAAAGCAGTGGCAACTATTCAACAGTGGATAGATACGGGAATTTCCATGGAATTATTGTTTAATTTGAATCAAGGGGTTTACTTCCCTAATGAACCGGAACGCTGTTTAACCGCTAAGGATATTTTTGATAGTTTGATGTTAGCTTGGAAAGAAGGTTGTAAAGCTATTTATTACGTCAGAACGGTACAAAAAGACGATTTTAAAGAGTCTGATAATAGTTGTACTGCTTGTGCAAATTAATGGGTAGGGTGGGCAATGCCCACCTTACTAAACTTTATTCTATTCTAGATAGTGGTTAAGTTAAAATTATGAATCTGAGCAAGCTCATATGCTATTAGAGACAGAAGGAAATTTTATTAGCTATGTAGATGTTGAACTAAAACAAACGGCCCGTCATATTTAATAATCAATCAAGCTGTAACATATTTGTATTTTAAATATTATTTTTACCCCCAAAAACTGTAATATTCAATACAAAATACCTCAAAAAATGTTCATTATGAACAAAAAATATGATAAATATTCTCATTAAGAAACGAGAGCAAGGGGTTGACAAACCATACTACTTTTTTGTATAGTAATGAATGATAGTAACGGTAGGATTAGCCGAGTTGTGCGCCTGTAATTTGCTTGTCTTAGGGAAAAAATGTTTCTTAAGCATTTAAAAATAGTCCTAGTTTCAAGGGATATTTTAATAAGATTATTCTTGTCTAGCCCCAGTCGCCATAAGGCAGATAAACAAAGGGTTAGAGGTGAGAGGGAAGTTAAGGACGAACAAGAAAATCTCGAATTTTTGCCCATCTTCAGAAACCTTGTGCTAAACTTAATGTATCTATAAACTCGTTTACAAGCTAGGTTTGTCATTTCTAACAACTGATATAGTAACGATAGATACAAATCTATGTTTGTGTCTGTTCTAGCAGTGACAAGCCATCATAGAAAAGCCACCGTATCAGAGGAGCCGTCTGTCTGATGGACTATTTGGAAAAAGTTCTCGAAAAACTCAAAGAATGGGCCCAAAAACTCATTGAGACGTTGTTAGGGCCGCAAGCAGAACCGGAACCAGAGTTAATTCCAATTCCTGTGAATGACCGTCAACGCCGTCGCTAAAGTTGAGAAATTCTTCGTGTCGAACAAAGGGTTAAAACCGTTAAGTGTTCTGGTGATTCATGGCCCGAATCTGAATCTGTTGGGAAGACGCGAACCTGGTCTATATGGTTCTCTGACTCTGGATGAGATTAATGGCCGTTTAACGGAGGTAGCAAATACGCTAAACGTCAGTTTAGCCACAATGCAATCAAACCATGAAGGAATCTTAGTGGATGCCATTCATGGGGCCTGGGGGAAACATCAAGGAATTTTAATCAATGCGGGAGCCTATACTCATACAAGTGTTGCCCTACGGGATGCCCTGTTGGGGGTAAAAATTCCCACGGTGGAAGTCCATCTGAGCAATATTTATCAGCGAGAATCTTTCCGCCATCATTCCTATATTGCAGCGATCGCCATTGGACAGATCACTGGATTTGGGGCCCAAAGTTATCTATTAGGACTTCAGGCCTTACATCATCATCTTAGCAAGGATTCCGAATGACCTGAGTTCGGAGTTATGGTTTTTTCAACATCCGGTTCCCAGACCCCCCTTGTGATTTTTGGTGTTTATCCCCCCACACTTCCCACACTTCCCCCTCTTACCTTTAAGTGGGTTTTCACAACCGGATTTGGTATTATTTCGAGGGGGGAATTCCCTTCAAAGAAATTAACGTATCAATCACCAATTTAGCCACAGGAGCGGCCACTGTTGACCCATAGGTATTGCCTCCTTGCGGTTCATCCACTACCACCAAAACCACGTATCTAGGGGACTCTATCGGCAAAATTGAGACAAAACTCGTAATCTTGGCATTAGGCAAATACCCCCCCCTCGGCCCCGCTTTTTGGGCCGTTCCTGTTTTCCCTCCAATACGATAGCCAGGAATTTTTGCGGCTTCCCCTGACCCGCTATTAACAACAGTTTCCATCATCTCCACCACTTCTTTCGTCACTTTCGGGGAGATAATTTGTTTTGTCTCATAATTCGGTTTCCAGTGTAGTGTTCCTTCCACATCGACTAAACCCTTCACCAGATGAGGAGTCACTAATTTACCTCCATTGGCCAAAGCCCCATGTAATTGTATTAACTTCATAGGTGTTAAAGAAAAACCTTGACCAAAAGAAGCCGTTGCCGTTTCAATAGAACGCTCAGTAAATATATCTTTATTTTTTAATCTTCCTGCGACTTCCCCAGGTAAATCAATCTCTGTTTTTTGATTAATTTCTAGCTTTTGTAAGCGTTTATAATAATCTTCCTTATTCAACCGTCGCATGATCTGAACCATAGCCACATTACTAGAGGTTTGTAACACCTCAGCAATACTAATAGAGCCGTTTCCTGTCTTAGATGCGTTGAAAATATTCCAGCCATCAACTGTCACCAAACCCGAATCAAAAATAACTGTATTCGGTTCAATTACCCCTGCTTCTAGGGCCAAGGCGATATTAAGCGGTTTAAAAGTCGAACCGGGTTCATAAAGGTCACTCACTGTCCAATTTTTTAACAATTCTACCTTAGACTTATAAAATTGATTGGGATCAAACGTCGGTTCACAGACCAAAGACAACAAAGAACCATCCGTTGCATCCATTACAATGACAGCCCCCCGTTTAGCATTAAATTTCTTTAACTGTTGTTGTAGGGCAGAACGGACAGACCGCTGTAAGCGCATATCAATAGTTAATTGTACCCGCCAATCATTGGATTTGAGCAAATCCGAAGGCAGAGAATTGGGTATGATCGAACCCAAAGCCGTTCTTTGCACATAAAGACTCATTAAATCCCGTTCTAACAGCTTTTCTTGACTTAATTCAATTCCCGCTTGGCCCTGTCGTTCATTGTCCACAAAACCCACCACATCGGCCATCACGTTTTCCTGAGGATAAAAGCGACGATAGGTTTCATTGACTTCTACCCCATCAAGTTTTAGGGCCTTAATCCGTTCCGCCACCCCTTCCGTTAATCCCCGTGCGAGAGGAATTCCTGTTTTACGCTCTTTGAATCGTTCTATGAGTTGTTGTGGGGTTTTATTTTCTAAAATAGGACTTAATTGGCCTGCCACTTCTGCTTGAGGCAGCTTAAATTGAATCGGATGGACATAAAGAATATATTCGAGGCGATCGGTTGCTAGAATATTGTTTTCACTATCAATAATGGAACGTCGGGGAATATAGGGGCGAATATTAACAGTTTGTTGTGAACGAGCCTTTTCTTTTAATTCTGGAGATTGAACAATTTGTAACTGATAAATTTTCCAACTTAAACCCAACATTCCAGCAACCAGCACCCCCCAAACCATTAATAAGCGGAATTTTGGTAAGGGAGTCGGTTGATTTTTTTGGGGGGGTTGGGGTTTAGTCCTAACAGGCCGCGATAAACGACCCCTAGGGACAGATTTGGGAGAGGATGGACGGTTTGAACGACTAGGACGTTGTTTAAAGCGAGAGTTACGCATGGCCTGTTC harbors:
- a CDS encoding TolC family protein is translated as MFVLRYCVCVSVSLLVALAYEASVTAQTTSSLNQGADELKSEPRVSELKQLEETSVKPDTEGVTPSNQENTVVREQAVPPQPISPTNFQESLQPSETILEKLPPNNLNPSGNPLLFPTKPDEVKTNVRQAISLKEVIALALQHNREVQTARTTLEELQAELGVARAELFPILDIETSLVRFRNDRVFGGGTDLLGNVLGPEVTSAETFTDARASANLTYDIYTGGGRSARIERAERSVRRQQLEVEVIAERVRFEATDNYYLLQNADAQVAIRQADVENASQTLRDAQLLERAGLGTRFDVLRAEGDLATANEQLTRAIADQRTARRRLAETLSLGQQVELSAADEIAESGIWNLSLDETIVRAYKNRAELEQRLIDRELGENDREIALAEIRPRVDFTANYDARENFDDGVPVLTDWTFQARVRWRIFDGGRAFEGARRAERRMDRANLEFANQRNEIRFEVEEAYYNLIANKENIDSTRKNVATFDEALRLARLRFQAGVGTQTDVINAQRDLSGARGRFLQAIIQYNQSLNALQRAVSNFPDDRLFETP
- a CDS encoding TldD/PmbA family protein; translation: MINTEEIANYAQISAKEIGITKYDIYGSSIDETSVEVDNGEPKQVQASNRSSVIVRVWNEKETVGVTTTTDLDELGIKLALETAKEASIFGNTENIPEFSPEAKAPIANIPDQLVEPSPVPTLIDTLIQAEKTLLEAHPAIKGVPYNGLSQEDIKRFYLNSEGAMRQEARSYSVIYLYSRTEEEGKKPRGASSMKISRGLSDLDIEGCLKEVTEKTISHINYQSIPSGKYRIVFSPKAFLSLISAFSNLFNAQNILDKQSLSNPDSLGTEVAVNSLCLCDDALHPDNIGAETFDGEGTPTRRVELIKNGVLRGLLHSTGTAKRMNAQPTGNANIGSKVTVGSHFYHVFSNATEAPQYSLDQADNVILIDKLQALHAGVNALQGSFSLPFDGWLVNQGKLTSIDAATVAGDFLELLKSIICIETESEVTPGGVCPRIWIDNLSVTGE
- a CDS encoding ribonucleoside-diphosphate reductase subunit alpha, whose amino-acid sequence is MQPTVLTSPHQTHLGDTHTPHSGNPSQLGTNKIQVIRRDGSWTALNIGKIRAVVDWACADQEVNTIALEAGLTTRLRHGITTREIQDNLINCALEMCSPEEPDWRYVAGRLHIWSLWKDTLVSRGYQYGNYETTVRTKVENGSYDKRLLTYSTAELQEANSWINSDWDTDYDYAGAVLLTSRYLLPDELPQEAILTCALLLATVETPENRLLWAKRFYEAIASRKVSLATPILANLRVPGGSLTSCFILSIDDSLESIFEEITNSARISKNGGGVGVNVSRIRATGSWVMGKANASGGVIPWIKLLNDTAIAVNQGGRRAGAVTVGVDIWHLDVPEFLEIQTENGDQRRKAYDIFPQLILTDEFMRRVENKQEWTLVDPYEVRNNLGIELGSLWGEKFEEAYGLIEAELGRKITLYKRVNARELFKTIMRSQVETGMPYLAFKDTINRANPNKHVGYIPGVNLCTESFSNVSPGKHSHCCNLVSLNLANIEDQEIDYLCNIAVRILDNTIDITNPPFDDAKRHNNEYRTIGVGCMGLADWLAKRRLTYDHLTEISQLFEEVGYWCTQTSMELSKERGAYNAFGGSDWSLGKLIGSKPVEWFLENAHQKDRWLTLSEDIKTYGIRNSHITAIAPNTSSSLVQGCTASILPVYSRFFYDKWAKGTVPIAPPFINDSFWFYHENKTLDQQKVVKAVATIQQWIDTGISMELLFNLNQGVYFPNEPERCLTAKDIFDSLMLAWKEGCKAIYYVRTVQKDDFKESDNSCTACAN
- the aroQ gene encoding type II 3-dehydroquinate dehydratase, producing MSNKGLKPLSVLVIHGPNLNLLGRREPGLYGSLTLDEINGRLTEVANTLNVSLATMQSNHEGILVDAIHGAWGKHQGILINAGAYTHTSVALRDALLGVKIPTVEVHLSNIYQRESFRHHSYIAAIAIGQITGFGAQSYLLGLQALHHHLSKDSE
- the ggt gene encoding gamma-glutamyltransferase, whose product is MGQKTRGAIAAGHPKTAEAGQIIFELGGNAFDAAIAAMLASCVVESTLTSVGGGGFFLAHTKERENILFDFFCQTPRQKNAREDLDFYAVNLDFKGATQVFHIGLGSIAVPGTLAGIFKVQKQLGKLPFHVVAEPAIEYARNGYLVTPYNRVTFEILEPILTGSSNAQKLYSPDGNLLETGQNAYVKDFANVLEELIKKGVQEFYQGEIAHQIIIDISQGGHLTLEDLSQYRVIKRHPLKFQYHGYELLTNSPPSSGGILIAYCLKLLESYPVNRLQWGSKQHLEILAQVMALTNEARKINYDNYVYQGDIIEKFLSKENLNNSQEKLEKTLNKWGSTTHISAVDQDGNAASVTNSNGEGSSYVIPNTGIMLNNMLGEADLNPLGFHTWESDHRISSMMSPTIILKEGKPEIVLGSGGSNRIRTAILQVISNLLDFNLSLENAINYPRVHWENNIFNLEPMEQLGNFASLNLPPETEIVPWQETSMFFGGVHGVKYGEAGTLEGFGDPRRAGVAIVC
- a CDS encoding NAD(P)H-hydrate dehydratase translates to MQQRKQLDSIVVTAEQMARIEGRIFAAGMPVAALMEKAAYLMFRRIQQLYPFPQISRVGVLVGPGHNGGDALVIARELHLQGYDVCLYRPFPQLKELTQQHANYADSLGIPYYGDIESLSNCQLIIDGLFGFGLTRSLSGNIALAVDLLNEWSIPVVSVDIPSGLHTDTGEILGTAVKASLSLCLGLWKPAFFQDQALPYIGQAERIDFGIPLRDVWSIISQPPPLQILTQTLALEFLPLPRPLLTHKYQQGHLLLICGSRRYAGGSILTGLGARASGVGMLSIAVPTSIKPLLVSQLPDALIIDCPETATGAIAELPPLATDFDSYNVIACGPGLTRENPQIIEKVLEANCPLILDADGLNILAQLGMVSHLSQRPAPTILTPHLGEFKRLFPQILHPEKDRITAVKTAARESGAIILLKGARTIIAHPQGTTLVIAESTPALARGGSGDVLTGLIGGLLGQILRQEKPLEAMVATAAWWHSQGGILAAKERTELGVDAFTLSHYLHRVLLEN